Sequence from the Fragaria vesca subsp. vesca linkage group LG4, FraVesHawaii_1.0, whole genome shotgun sequence genome:
TAAAACCTAGTCTAATATCCCCGATATCTAACAAGCAAACTCAAATGTCACTGAGCAGGATATGCTTTAGGAAATTGCATTCACTAGTTTACCTAATAAGAGTTCTTGACTTGGTGAAGTGTGGGAAAAAAAAGGATTACAACACCCTGGTGTCCAAAAATAAGTGTTTCCCTGCTCAAGCGGGAGATAGTTGTTTGCAATGAAGCAGCTTATGCTATTGTTGTCTGCTTATAGTCTCGACGAATTCAAACCTCGAAAGCAGAAATCTCATCTAATTCCGTCCAACAGTTTAAGCAAAGAATATAATTTTCATATAAATAGCAATCATAATTTACTGTTCATGTTTTAACCACCAAACCCCCAAGAAAAAGAACCAACGGAAAAGAACGAACCGTAGGATAATGTTTGATTTCTACTTTACTGCCCAGAGAAAACTGTATCATTTGTCAAGACATAAAAACCTAGGCTTTCTCATCAAGAGCCTCGACAAAACAATGGTGAGCTTCTTCACCCGACAACTATGGGTCCTAAGCTACCAACTGGAATTTGAACAGGCCAATCATGGATACATCTCCCTATAAATGAATGTAAACCAATGAATTGCCCCAGCAAATCGTGTTAAATCTTCCCTGAAAAGAATAAAGTGCAAAAAGAACCCCCATACTGTGACTCCGGATTTTCCTCTCCAAACATTAATCTCCTGGCTTAATGAGTCATGCACCATGGCTGCCAATTGATGAACGTCCCACATGAGACAACCTTGATGATTGAGTTAGGGGTGTTTCTTCATCCACATTCATATCAGAGGATAAACCCCCTCCGTTATTAGGCACATAAATATCAGAAGACTTTTTCTCCAACTTCCAATCCTGGCCAGCATGGAGAATACAAGTGTTAGATGATATACTAGGAGTCAAGAACACTAGACATTTTAATAATATTGGCATGTCAGGGAAGCAAATCAATTTTTGAGAAAATTAACCTTTGAGATTCTCTCTGGAATAGCATCAATAGGCAGCTGAGATGCAGTTGCACGCACATCCTTAACCTTTATGTAGTTGTACATAACAACACCACACAACGCTGCAGAAGAAATTGACCAACCTCATTAACTGAAATTTTAAAATCTTCCAGTGCAGTAGATTTCAAATTTATATGAATGGAGGACTACCTATTGCATAACCAATTATGTTCAGCCTGGTTATGATAGACTCTGGAAATATAACAGTTGAAAGGGCAATCAAAATCCAGTCTTTTAAAACACCAGCAACTCGGATGGTAACTGCTCCAGTTCTACCGATTACTAAGAATATGGAGAAGTTCAAAGCCAAAGCACATAGAGCATTCGAGAAAAATATCCAGAAGTTGAACTGAATTTGTGAAACTTCCATAGCAGGCTTCTCAAGTAATAACCAAGGCACGGACAGGAATACAAAACTGCAATATTAAGATTAAGAAAATAATAATGAGAAGCTGAAGTGATGGACTGCCTGTCATTTTCCCTTTTTCATTTTCACATGCATCAATGTAAAATCACCTTGGCAATAAAACTGTTAAATCTCACGCATCAGTTAAGACTGCAATGCAGAACTCGTCATGAGTGTGTCAAAATAAAGAAACAGTGTTCCCATTGCAAAGATGGACCATGCATATATAAAGTGCTAGTAGAAAACCCTATTTACATCCAGTAAACTATGAATCTCAGCCAAATGATGCTAGTTATAGATTCAGAATTCAAGATTTACAACACTAATAAACTCAAGAATAGCCGAAAAATGCCAACGGAATAAACTTCCACTTCCTGTGTTCTTCTCCATTACCAACTAATGTAAGCCTTGGTCAATATCTTATATCAAGAATGCAATGGATGTTATATGATTGAAGTGTCACTTCATATGTTGTTCTCCTCAAAAGAGTGTGCAATAAGGGAACTCGTAATAGTTCAATGCATATAAATGTGAGCGTCAAAATATGATACCTGCATGGAGCTATGTAGTATAAGCTGGTGATTGGATTTAAAGTCAAACCCTTCTTCTGCAGAAGGACTTGTGTTAAGACCAGCCTAAGGGCTTCTGCAAAGATGCCCGTAACCTGGTAAAGTGTACCAACTACGTTAAAATGAATCTCCCCGTACGAGGAAACGACAACTCCAACACTGACCAGCAACATGTTTGAGAACACGTCGCACCTTGGTTTATCAGTGCCACATAAAACAGCCATGATGAAAGTAGCCACAGGCACTGCAATGTGATATTTAGACACGAGTTAGATTCTATCAGCAATATTATTGTAGTAAGATGCATGTGATGAGTCTCTGTACATGTGCCACATACTTAGAGCTTTGAGCATTTGGATGAAGGCCACAGAAATATGCAAGTAAGCAGTGTTTCCAAACCTGAAATCAAGAAGAAGAATGTTACAATAAAGCCTGAACTTCATATATTCAAATAAAGCTTGAAGCTCCTTGTGTCGACTCTTGAAAGGTAGAACAAATCACAAATCAAAGTATCTGTTATTTGACTATTTCTAAAGCGGGTTGTGTAGTTATGCCTAAATATAAACTCAAAGTCAACATCTAAGGGACACTGCTCAACAAATCCAAACAAAAGCTTCTTGTTTGACCACAAAATGAAAGATGAAATTGCTTATTGAAGTTCTAAACAAATTCACACAAGTTTGTACGCATTCTCTGAGAAATTTAATAGTGTTATCCATAAGAAGCATAAGACCGGATAAAGTTAAAACAACATGACTGCAAGCCTTAATCAAATATGACAAGAACTATCAAGGTCTTTTCCCCTCAGTTTTAAAAGTGAAGAAGATTAGATGCATGATATTCATGCTCCTTATAGATATATTACCCAAACCAAGGTCCAATTGTTACCACATTTCGGCACTTACCAAAGACTTGAAGCAAAGAAAGCACTTATTGGTATTACACACGTTGCATATCTGCCACATGAAGAAACAATTAGCTACACAAAATTGGACTCGCATTCAAACATTCAAACCCAAATAAAACCAAAGTCACTTACATTTCGAATGTCATTTTGACAGGAGCTACAACCTGCAAAGTTAAAAAAGGAGTAAGAATTGACCAACAATAATGAAATAACTAGCCACTGATGCAATGTTTCATAATGCACAACAAAAACAGATGGCAGATGCCAACAAACTGAGCACAGCACATGTAGCTATGCAAATCAACAACATTGAGCTTGAGATCCAACACAAACAAGCACGCAGAGCCTGTATGCTCACTGAAGAGCTTAAATAAGCAGCTTATAAAACTTCCAAGTTTTATAGAAATTCAATAAATCATCTCATTCTAGCAACTCACAAAGTCTTAAAATGACTTGTTCCACCACAGACTAACTTCGTCCAGTACCTGTTCGGCAGCCCCCCTCTATCATTCTAAGGGGGAAATGTTTAAACTTGATATAGACGCAACTGTTTTAAGATCATTCAAGTATTAGCTACTTGAATAATAAATACTGTTGATAGGATCCTAATGGTCAGAACAAAACATAACATCAACAGATGCAAACCACATAAAATTTGAAGCTCAGACACTATCATGGGGTACTGAAAGTGATGTGAACTATTAAACAGTCACGGAGATAAGAAACTCAGAATAAGTGGCGAGAGTATGAGTGTATTTTCAATGTTTATAGTTTGGCAGTGGGCAGAAGTGAATGGCAGGAAGCAATACATCAGAAGAACACCACAGCATCACTGTAAATGATAGAATAGAATAATTTTACCTGTCTACATGCTAATCTACCTACATAGAGGTATCCACTATCAACCACTATGACAAAAAGTGATTAACACATATAAGAGAGCATATATGTTATATCAAAAGTAAGAGATCAGCCGTACCTTGAAAACACGAACAAGAAAAAATGCTACCAATCCAGAAAACCCCATATGAATCATCGTAAGTGTTATGGGCAATGGAAAATTGAAGTATTTCGGAGACAGAACCCACTGCAAAGAAATAAATACAGAAGATCATCACCAAAACAAGGAGATTATAGCTCAGGGCTTCTGTTTGGCTCTTTAGAACATTGTTGGGTGTGTAACAGATAATCGACTACGACATAGATAATACAAACATGCAAAAAAGTAGTGACAAGATGTACCAAACCAATTGACGAGGAGGCCTTACCTTGTTGTATAATATAACTCCAGACGAAAGCAGAACATACATCAGTAGGTAAAAATAAGTCAGTAGCAACGGTCTGTTGATCATCTTGCCTGACATTTGCTTTCGACAAATGAGTAATGTATGAGTGTCTCTTGCCTTCAGACCATTTTACACTAATCTCAATCCTCAGACTACCAATGCTACCAGGTGATCCAATCCCAGGAGAGGGCGCATGCCCTCAATTACACAACTCGTAAGAAGATCAAATCTTGCAATGGCTGCTCCGATTCAGATACCTACAATGCTCCAAACCTGGAATCAAAGTCACAGTGAGCAAAGTGTTCTTGTTTGAACGTAAATCAAAATGCCTCAACCTAAACCAAACAACAAGGAAAGCACCAAACACATTTACTGATATAATCAACAATGGTACAAAATCAGCATAAATTTGAAGCAAGTATAAGATTGACCAAATGGGCACGTCATTCTCATCAAGAACTTAAAATAGCAACCTTTTCCCAATCAAACAAACAAAATGGCAGATCTGAAACAGACCCAAACAAACGAAATGAGACCAACCCAATTCAGATTATAATACAGCAAGCAAAACCCACATCAAATTCAAGACCTTTACCTCTGAATCTGAGCAAAGAACGCTTCTTTTAAGAGATCGAAGACAACCCACTTGGGAAAAACCAGAGTCAAATATATAGAGGAAAGGTCGAATCAGGGGGAAGCTGCACAGTTTGAAAGAGCTGAAGAGAGAGTGGTGGGTGAAAATGGCAGCAATAAATATGGTGTTGGGAAAACTAAAGAAGAAGAAGAAAGAAGAGAAATTGGTTTGTGGGGTAATCGATGAATCAGAGAGAACGTGGGTACTGGGGTTGCCTGAATTAGAAGAAAGAGGTATACAGAAATTTAACACTGACAAAACTAAAAGGGCCTTCTCAGTTGTGTAAGAAGACCAGACCAAACTCCATAGCCAAATAAAAACGTAATCTGGGCCTTGTGATGAGCTCCTTATATGTATCTTACTACCAGTACTGTCTCTGTCTGTGACTGCCCACGGATTATTAGGGTGAGTTCTTTTTCTTTCTTTTTTCTACCACTAGAAGGCCGCGATATCGTTCTTCCTTCTCCGTAGCCCATGTGAATGGTATTTCCATTTTCGGAAGTTTTTCTAGTGAGAATTTTTAAATTGAGAACTTGGTGAGTATTTTTCGGCTTATCTTACCTTTTGATCTTATATTTATATCTTGATCATTCAGTTTATAGGTATTTATGAGTATATTATTTCTTCAAATTTTCAGATATATTGAAAATTGTTAAGACATTCATAAGTGTGATTTATCAATTATGAACTTAAACGGTTCAAAAATAAGGTCATTTATCAATTATGTATAGATCATAGATGAGAAGAGTAAAACGCATGTGATATTTTTTGCTCATTTGTATATCTCAAAGAGGAAAACAAGTTCAGAAAGGTCACTCGTGAACTCGTGAAAATAATGGTAAAATGTTTAATTGACGACAATAGAGTTTGTAATCTTAGTAGTTAGATAACATTTATGCAAAGAGGAATAACATCTAAAATGAGTTAAAAATAATAAAATAATCATAAGTTTTTGTTTATTTGATGATAATGGTTTTCTAATTTACTTGTTTTTATGGCTACCTTACAAGTTATGAAAATGAAGGGTGATTGACAATTATGTTTGCTTGAAATTTCAATTCTAACTCTCCTATAGAACGTGGATTATCAAAAATATGTTCACTTCACCTTTCTCTTTCCATATTGACATCCCAATTTATCATCATTAGAATAAAGCCAAGCTTAAGCCTTAGCATCATCCCTTAATCCAAGTCGCCAAGTTGGATAAGTAAACTAGACCATCCATATTGAACATCTAGTGCAATCAGCAAACTGTGGTTGGTACATATTTTGGGTTTTGCTGTGGCTGTATATGACTTATGACATAACGACATCCTAACTACTCCAGGACAGATCACAACAAATCCCAAATGGTCAAAATGCATGGTCATCATTCATCATTGAGCTACAGAGGCTAGGTCTCCATCTTCTTCTTGGGCTCACAGTACAAACGTTTTTGATCTCTCACCACTTCTTCCACACTGCACCGACTCCTTCCATGTCTAGTCACTCTTCTTCATCACTAGTACAATTGATTCATCATCATCTCTGTAATTAATTCACTTCACCTGTACACCTGCACACCAGTATCTGTAATGGAGGGCCAAAGACTATCTACTTTAGACTCGAAAATCTGTAAATTTCATGTGGAACAGAAGATGATGATGTCATTTAGACCTTGGTTTAGCCTATGTCAAAGACTATATATCTACTTTAAAACCGAAAATTTTATAATTTCATCTCGAACAAAAGAATTATGTCATTGTAGTCGAGGGTTTAGACTTTAGACCTTAGTTTAGCATATGTAGAAACAACATGTTAGTTGTTAAGATATTAATCCTACATCAGGAATATGATCGGGAATATGAGACATTGTTTGTGGGTTTATAAGGGTTTGGGCCACTCCACCCATTGCCAATTGATTTTGGATATGAACCCCAAACTACTTTACCATGGTATTAGAGCGGGTTACCCACTTTCATGTGAAGCCCAATGGCCACACGAACTTCACGTCACCCAAATGTTGTCCACGTGTTAGGCTTGAAAATTCGTCACACGTGCGGAGACATGTTGAGATATCAATCCCATATCAGGAATATGAGACATTGCATGTGAGTTTATAAGGGTCTGAAATTCCCATACTACTTTATCACTAGTTCATAAGAGACCGGGGGTTATAAAATGAATGATTGGAGATAGATCGATGATAACTTTTACTAGTTGAATGGAAGTAACTTTTAAGATTCTAAAATCTAGCTTGGAAACTATTCTAGCTTCTCGTTGCTTCAATTGGTGGCTTGTGTTTATACCATCAAATCTTGGAGCTTTAAATCAGATTCAATCTGTGGATGATAAAGCGGTGGAATTACATGAGAAATGCATGGGTTTTGCTTCAAGAAATGAATGGTCATTAAGAGGATACGATTTAGAATCTTTGGTTGGACCATGAAACATCAAATATCATTAAACAAACAAATGATAATATTAGAATCATCCCTACGCCAACTTTTCACTGGTTGTATTACAAGGTTGTTCTCAGATTAGAATCTTTGGTTGGACCATGAAACATCAAATATCATTAAACAAAAAAATGATAATATTGGAATCATCCCTAAGCCAACTTTTCACTGGTTGTATTGCAAGGTTGTTCTCAGATTCCAGCCGAAGTGTTTTTTGAAATGTAGCTTCATGGATGGTCTAAGAATCTAAGATACCCCATACGAGTTTGACACTGTATTCTTGTAATCTCTTCAAGTTAATAAGCAATGCAGGTAAATACACTAATACAGTAATGTAGAGACATGATAGTCTGTTTTAATGTTGATCCAGCAAAGTGAAGATATCCATCGCATTGATGATGGGTCGACGGGCATAGAAGTATCCCGTCTTTCAAACATGTTACATGCATTATCGCGATTAAGCATCACGAGTTAATGAGTAAGCGTTCATATTCATGAACTAAGTAAGCTAATCGAATATGATAGCTTTCTATCTTTTTAATCAAAGTAGCTAGAAGATTGCTTGACCGTCAAGCATCCAACTCAAGAAACGATTGAATTGATGGAAAGCAAATCTATCCTTCATAAAATTGGCCAAATCCTACATTCGACGTTGACACACTGGCTTTCCCAACATGCAATGGAAAACATGGGATGCCAAAACCAAAAGAAACGAAGAAAAATGGAACCTTGAAGGCCCTATATTTGATTTGGGCCTCTCTACATATGCCTCTACTGAATTCATTTCAGAACTTTAGCCTCACTAACTTCACAAAGACACAAATTCATGTGTGTTCAGAAAGTTTTCTGGGGGGTCATCAGAAATTGTTCAATAACTTTGATCTAAAGAGAAGAGATAACTTCACCTTTAATTCTTAAGGTGCTAGCTCCAAGTTCTGGACAAGATATGCAACCATAAAATAAGTGATTATATCAATGGAAGTGGGCTTCTCACTGTGGTTTCTAATGGGAATGGAATGAATCCCTTGAACAAGAATTTCTGAGGGTGACAGGTCTCAAAGGATTAATACAGTTAGGTGCATATAGTTTATCTGATATATCAGATTCTAGATACTCAGTTAGCAGCTTGAAGGAGACAATACAAAAAGAAAAAAAGGAGGATTATGCAATAATTATATCATCATTATACAACTTGATGCCACCCCCTAACAACCAGAAACAGATTGTGCTGTTTCAACAACTGATATGCAAATTTCTCAGCACTGTACAGATGTTTCCGCAACGCAATAATCATGCATGCAATTTAGGGTTAAAAATCGGATAATCGTACTTGATACTTGCTGTGAATCGAATAACTATATAATTAAGAACATGAGAGTGTAACTTTCTGAACACACATGAATTGGGTGTCTTTGTGAAGTTAGTGAGGCTATAGTTCTGAAATGAATTCAGTAGACGCATATGTAGAAAGGCCCAAATCAAATAAAGGGTTTAGGGTTTTGGTTCTGGCAAATCAAATAAAAGATTCTTGTTACAAATCATTTGGCTTCTCAACTTTGGCTCCATAACATAATTGGAGGTAAATCTATATGTGCGGCGGGTATAGTATACATAATTATTTTAGTAATCCAAACCAACCTGTATATTTTTGTATTCTTTTGATCAAATAGAACAAACATGTATACAATGTTTTTGACCATTGTCTACATGACATTTCTACACCTTAATTATTTAACTTTGGAATATATTTGGGTCCATATATATATCACGCTTGCCCTCAAAATATAGGACATGAGGACCCTTTGTAGAGGGTAGAGGGAAGGGTAAGGAATCTATACAGCACATTGTATATCATACTTTTGGTTAGATACAAGTTCATGTCCTTGGAAGTTGACTTTGGTTTTGTTGGAGCTTGGTAGCACGAACAGAAAGACAATGCAAAATTTGAGTGGAAATTTCTCTTAGTACTTGTATAAATTGTGTATCTAACAACTTCTCCGGTGAGTTGTTTCTCAACACTGAAACATCACATACTCCAAAACATAGTATATATTCTCCGCGAGATCATACACCATTACATTATTTCTTATAAATAGTTTAACTTGCATGTATTTACTTTGGTTAAGATATATTAGATTTTGGTTAATTGTTTAGTACTTTAGGACTCAAAGGGTATGGTTATATTATTGAAACCCATGACCGACACTATCTGCTAAATGACAACAATTTAAACACTAACCTGCACTATTTTAAGGTAAAAGGTAGATTGAAAATGCATTTGTTCTTTGATCTTTGATCTTTGGACATGGAATGTATTTGTTGTTTTCTTCAACTAAGCATTACCGACTTGTGGATCAAAAGCATAAAGGCAAAAGTCACCAAATTATATATGGGTGTGGGGAAGAACACAACTAGGGTTTATCTTTCTTTGCTATATAAACCCAAACTAAAAGAGAATTGTCCAGTCATTTGAAGCTCGACCTGATAATATAGAACATTTGAGTTAATCAATGAGATTATGTGGGTCGTATCAAAAAGAATGAGCTTTGTGGGTATTGGTTGAGAGATTATTCAGGTTTAGTCATTTTGAGTTGACATGCTAATGAAATTTTCTGATTAGATTTGTAAGCAGATTTTGATTCTTGTAACCATCATATTCCAATATAAGGTTAAGTTTCCTCCTCAAAAAATATAAGGTTAAGTTTGAATCAAATTGCTATACATGCTTAATTTTTCACTATCCAGTATCCACTTTATGCCATACTTGCATTTCTTACTCGTGAGCAAGGCCAATAAACTTATTATATATACATGAAGAAAAAAGAAAAAGGTTTATGCTTTTAGCTTAATTCACACTCAAAATGATGGAAAAGGGTTTTGGTTACTGTTCTTTTTCCCCAAGAGATCTTAGGTGGGGTGTTTAATGATGGTAATTAATCACTTTGAATTTCAATTGGTTATTTTCTCTGCTTTGATGACTAATCTCACCTTTCCAACTTTCAAAGTAGTGTATAAGTCCAAAGGTTAATATTCCAAATCACTGTTGTTTTTCTCTTTAATCTTCTGGAATGCTCAAAGAACTAAATACAGAACATATGAGAATAATGCAAGACTAGACATATACTATCTTATGACACGTTTACTTACTTGGAATGAAATTGAAATGTGTGGGAATGATTACGGGATATGAGAATTCATGTGTTTACTTGCTCATGGTGGAATAAGAGTTGTTATGGGTCCCACCTTCAAACCCGAAATTGATTCCTTAATAATCCGGATTTGTAATACTAAGAGGGGAGGTGGGTTTGGGAATGATCCTTTCGGAATAACTTTTTGTACCCAAAATATCCTCACATAATTATAATAACCTTGAATTCTCATACTTTTTTAAAAGATAATTTAGTAATTATACTAGTTTAATTCTAATTCCCTATGGTAAGTAAACAACATCAATCACAATTAGTTTCATGAGTAATGCTAGAGACACCAAAATATTTTACAAAATTTGAATCTCAAATGATGTGGCATAAGCCACCTCAACGTTTTTATTTATCAATAATGCTGACATGGATTTTGGCTAATTTAAGAAAACAGTTTCTTACTTATAAAAAAAAAAAANNNNNNNNNNNNNNNNNNNNNNNNNNNNNNNNNNNNNNNNNNNNNNNNNNNNNNNNNNNNNNNNNNNNNNNNNNNNNNNNNNNNNNNNNNNNNNNNNNNNNNNNNNNNNNNNNNNNNNNNNNNNNNNNNNNNNNNNNNNNNNNNNNNNNNNNNNNNNNNNNNNNNNNNNNNNNNNNNNNNNNNNNNNNNNNNNNNTGTGTAATTATATGAAGCTTGTGGGATTTGTACTAAGCAAATTGTTAGATTGTTTGTCCATATATAATACCTGACGTACGTTCATGAATAAGGTTAATAACCTGATATGAAGAAGCCATCTCCAATTGGACTTGGAACAAACCTCTAATTAAATCATTTAACAATAAGAGTTACTCACACCATGAAATCTTTCTTCAGTGAGGGAGCATAATTGCTATAATTCTTTCACACATAAACTTGGTTGAGTGTTGAGTATAGCACACGAATTAGCAGAAGAAAATATTTTACTATTGGAAGTTTGTAATGATATATATAACTGAAAAATAAATTATGGAAATTAATCCATGTAGGAGATGATGTGGTAGTGCCACATCATTTGGGATAGAGTTTTGGTATAAATTTTTGGTGTCTTAAGCATTTTCCTAGTTTCATTCATATTCCAATTCTATGTGATAAGTAAACAACTCAATGAAATTGAAATCTTCACATACTATTTCATTCCGTCTTCCATTTTTTCCATTTTTGGTGTCTTAAGCATTTTCCTAGTTTCATTCATATTCCAATTCTATGTGATAAGTAAACAACTCAATGAAATTGAAATCTTCACATACTATTTCATTCCGTCTTCCATTTTTTCCATCTCCCATTCCAAATAAATTTATTCCAAGTAAGTAAACGTGTCATTAATTTATTAAAACAAAACTTGAGATTTATCGAATTTTCATGTAACTTCTAAAGTTTGAAATTCATACGAGTAATTTTGTATTTAGAAGTTAAATTATTAGAGTGGATTGATAATTTAGTTTTGGTTTTTCAATAGCTCCTATCATGAGAAGAATTGCCAATTATAATGTTTGGTACTTCCATACCGGCATACCTTCATCATGATACCATTGATACATATACACACAAACACAGACTATCTTAAAACCATGATGAATATAGGGACTCAACTGCAGCAGTAAATTGTAGGCATGAGCTCTCTTTCATAATGAAGTATTGCAATAGATGATATTGGTGAGTTTGAGACCTCAAGATTGCAGCATACATAGGTTAAGCTCAACAAAAACAATAAATGGTCAACATGAGTAGCATGTGAAGTCATGCCCTAGGACTGTAGAGCAGGGAGAGCTGATCAAGATAATGGAGTATGAACACCAAGGCCTATGATGTAATATGACATAGTCGTTATGATTGTTATCTGATTCTAACCTAGAGCATGTTCTCTTTGCAAGCCTGCTGTAGACCAATCAAGCAACCTAGCTAGTAAGAATTCAGTTCATCCTAGTTGAATATGTTAGGCACATGCATATGTTATTCCTAAATCTTAGTTATCCAACTTCTTTGTTATGTTAGAAAACTCTTTTTTTTTTCTTTTTTTTTTCTAAAATGTTAGAAAACTCTTTGAGATTATAAAATCTATTATGTATTCCGTAGAGTGTATAATAACTCGTAATAAGATGAGAATATAAACAATAATGTATTCATAGAGTTTTTGTTTTTGCTGTTAAAGATCTTCCTCTGAACACATTACTTCAGTTAAGTAAGATTCTCCAAATGCAGAAGTACCTCCAAAGAAGTGGGTGGTGTGGTCTTCATGATGCCCATACAGCAGATCACATTTTCCTCTGAGTTCAAATATTATAAAATCCAGAATATGAACAAGGGGTTGATATGGGTATTCTGTCCTATAAAAATTGGTTTGGGGTCCAGTCTGTTTCCTTGACTATTCCAACCTACTAAACTTGGATATCTCAACCTCAATAAACAAATGAAAATAGAAACTCACAAAACTCTTGAGTGGAATTGCACATTTTCATGAAAATGAGTAAATTCTCATTGTGAGGGCGTAGGATTGGTTTTTGTTTTTTGTTTTTTGTTTTGGTTAATTTGCTGGTCTGTGTCTTCGTTAGACCTTTCAACCTTTTTTAATCTCACAAATTTTGTGTTTACCATTTCCTTCAAGAGCACACTGATCACTTGTCCCCCCTATAATCATAATCAGAAATCACTTTTATATTTTACTAATCCAAATTAGATGTTTGACTAACAAACCCCAAACAGGGTCTTGTTTTTCTTTAATATTGCTGTGATTTTCTGATTATCTGTCACCCTCGGACCACATTTAGACATCCCTATAGTGAGTTAAGAAAATCACTAAACAAATAAAAAGAGAGAAATTTGAAGAAACAGCAAAGAAAGCTTGAAAATTTCTGATGCTTGTGTTTTACTGTATGTGAAGGAAGGAAGGGCATTTGCCTCAATACCTACCACTGACAACTCCACCCCTTCTTCTCTTATTAACCCCACCACCACCTCCATTTGCTCCTCCCAGAATTACATGTGCCTCTCTCTCCTCTCTTCTCCATTCTCCTTGGACTCTGCACAAACACACATACATTAGGCTCTGTGCTTTGTGAGTTTCTCAATAACAGAGACAGTGTTGTGCGGTCTGTCTGAGCTTTGATTCAGGTACCCATTTGCCCAATTGGGAAAACCCAGAAAGCTGAGCCCAAGATATCACATTTTGTCTTTTGGAGATTTTTGGCAATGGGGTTGATTTGGGTGTGTGGAAAGTGCCTCATTTCCAAGTTGGGTTCTTTCTGGGTTCTTTCAGTGAAAGAGATCTAGGGGTTTGATTTTGGTTCTTACCTGTGGAGGAGGCTGAGGAGAGCTTTCAGTTTCAGTTTAAGGAAAGGTATCAATTTTGAAAGCTTTCAGTATCTGGAGCTCTTAGTGTTTGGTTAATTCCTTGTTACTGTTGGATAAGTTTTTTCTTCTATATCAGGAAGATAAA
This genomic interval carries:
- the LOC101310982 gene encoding probable sugar phosphate/phosphate translocator At3g17430-like, giving the protein MSGKMINRPLLLTYFYLLMYVLLSSGVILYNKWVLSPKYFNFPLPITLTMIHMGFSGLVAFFLVRVFKVVAPVKMTFEIYATCVIPISAFFASSLWFGNTAYLHISVAFIQMLKALMPVATFIMAVLCGTDKPRCDVFSNMLLVSVGVVVSSYGEIHFNVVGTLYQVTGIFAEALRLVLTQVLLQKKGLTLNPITSLYYIAPCSFVFLSVPWLLLEKPAMEVSQIQFNFWIFFSNALCALALNFSIFLVIGRTGAVTIRVAGVLKDWILIALSTVIFPESIITRLNIIGYAIALCGVVMYNYIKVKDVRATASQLPIDAIPERISKDWKLEKKSSDIYVPNNGGGLSSDMNVDEETPLTQSSRLSHVGRSSIGSHGA